In the genome of Candidatus Nitrosotenuis sp. DW1, one region contains:
- a CDS encoding DUF1059 domain-containing protein has protein sequence MTIKLICAEYGFECEFVLEGKKSLSLIQKLRDHMESEHGIEYSVDAVIQMIVNKGHSRDSIRNE, from the coding sequence ATGACAATAAAGCTCATATGCGCAGAATATGGTTTTGAGTGCGAGTTCGTTTTAGAGGGCAAGAAAAGCCTATCCTTGATTCAAAAGCTGCGCGACCACATGGAAAGCGAGCACGGCATAGAGTATTCAGTCGATGCCGTAATTCAAATGATAGTAAACAAGGGTCACTCACGAGACTCCATAAGAAACGAATAG
- a CDS encoding metallophosphoesterase — MVLTKIVPSKPVMILEGQKRHLIATDLHIGFESNLATNQIFVGKNTSINESIEQLSSIIDSEKPDDLILLGDVKSSIKAISRSEWDEVPLFLKKMQEKTSVILIPGNHDSNIQKLTPDGITLIGSIGLVIENVLLTHGHTMPTENFSHVDKIIMGHVHPVFFEEDSVLNGQRVWVSLKAEKEKIFPSTSGEIEITIVPSFNRYFYATKKKTYKKSISPILERVKDFSSAKIATLDGTIIGNESLLSQVI; from the coding sequence GTGGTACTAACTAAGATAGTTCCTTCCAAGCCGGTAATGATACTTGAAGGTCAAAAACGTCACCTAATAGCAACTGATCTGCACATAGGATTTGAAAGCAATCTGGCAACAAATCAGATTTTTGTTGGAAAAAATACCAGCATCAACGAATCAATCGAGCAGTTATCATCAATCATTGATTCTGAAAAACCAGACGATTTGATTTTGTTAGGCGATGTAAAATCAAGCATAAAGGCAATTTCAAGGAGTGAGTGGGACGAGGTTCCGCTATTTTTAAAAAAGATGCAAGAAAAAACAAGCGTCATACTTATTCCCGGAAACCACGATTCCAACATACAAAAACTTACGCCAGACGGAATAACACTGATTGGTTCGATCGGTCTTGTGATTGAAAACGTTTTGCTCACACATGGCCACACAATGCCAACAGAGAATTTTTCTCATGTGGACAAGATAATCATGGGGCACGTCCATCCCGTGTTTTTTGAGGAAGACTCGGTGTTAAACGGGCAACGGGTATGGGTTTCATTAAAGGCCGAAAAAGAAAAGATATTTCCTTCTACCTCCGGAGAAATAGAGATAACAATAGTCCCATCGTTTAACCGGTATTTTTATGCGACAAAAAAGAAGACATACAAAAAATCAATCTCACCAATTTTAGAAAGAGTCAAGGATTTTTCTTCTGCAAAAATTGCCACGCTAGACGGCACAATAATCGGCAATGAGTCGCTTCTGTCCCAAGTAATTTAG
- the carA gene encoding glutamine-hydrolyzing carbamoyl-phosphate synthase small subunit → MRVTISIKKAQFANKYGKLILSDGTVLDGKGFGYQKTVFGELVFNTGMVGYTETLTDPSYAGQILTLTYPLIGNYGVPDPSLMDKSGISQFFESDKIQARGLVVHELSEVASHWNLIMTLDEWLYNEKVPGISGIDTRELTKKLRIGGVMMAALVVSDSEIDVESIKKQLAEAKSYSSEEFMDQVSTKEAQTYGNEGDSIVVIDTGVKNAIIRNIRDLGYRVVKLPWNATIEKVLSYNPKGVVLSNGPGDPEKCPQTIQTAKHLIEKNIPTLGICLGAQIIGLAGGAETYKLKYGHRGQNKSCLNLKNNQVYVTSQNHGYGINPDSLGKTDFELWFTNTDDNTVEGIKHKQKKVIAVQFHPEASPGPYDCKYVFEELKSLIKGGDSNKK, encoded by the coding sequence TTGAGGGTCACAATTTCGATAAAAAAAGCTCAGTTTGCAAACAAATACGGAAAACTGATTTTATCTGACGGTACTGTTCTTGACGGCAAGGGCTTTGGGTACCAAAAGACCGTTTTTGGCGAACTGGTATTCAACACTGGAATGGTGGGATATACTGAGACTTTGACTGATCCATCCTATGCAGGTCAAATCCTGACGCTGACTTATCCGCTAATTGGCAATTATGGCGTTCCAGACCCGTCACTAATGGATAAATCGGGAATATCTCAATTCTTTGAATCTGATAAAATCCAGGCACGAGGATTGGTGGTTCATGAACTGTCTGAGGTTGCAAGCCACTGGAATCTTATCATGACCTTAGATGAATGGCTATACAACGAAAAGGTACCTGGAATCTCTGGAATTGACACAAGGGAGCTGACAAAAAAACTCAGAATTGGAGGCGTCATGATGGCAGCACTCGTGGTGTCTGATTCTGAAATTGATGTAGAGTCTATCAAAAAACAACTCGCAGAAGCCAAATCATACTCGTCAGAGGAATTCATGGACCAAGTCTCAACAAAAGAAGCGCAGACCTATGGAAACGAAGGCGACTCGATTGTGGTGATTGACACCGGAGTGAAAAACGCAATAATAAGAAACATTCGGGACTTGGGATATAGGGTGGTAAAGCTTCCATGGAACGCAACGATTGAAAAAGTATTGTCGTATAATCCAAAAGGAGTGGTGCTAAGCAACGGCCCAGGCGATCCTGAGAAATGTCCGCAGACAATTCAAACTGCAAAACATCTAATCGAGAAAAACATTCCAACACTTGGCATCTGTCTTGGCGCACAAATAATCGGGCTTGCTGGCGGTGCAGAAACTTACAAGCTCAAATACGGTCATAGGGGGCAAAACAAATCCTGCCTCAATCTGAAAAATAACCAAGTCTATGTCACAAGCCAAAATCACGGTTATGGAATTAATCCGGATTCATTGGGGAAAACTGATTTTGAATTATGGTTTACAAATACAGACGATAATACAGTCGAAGGCATAAAACACAAACAAAAAAAAGTCATCGCAGTCCAGTTTCATCCGGAAGCATCGCCTGGACCATATGACTGTAAATACGTCTTTGAAGAGCTGAAAAGTTTGATCAAGGGGGGAGATTCTAATAAGAAATGA
- a CDS encoding AAA family ATPase, with the protein MSLAPQELENNASKYASDAIKLDSQGARGMAIASYQKAIDSLVKLIHLYPDNKLNKVYTERCRAYENRIKALQMTRGVDIEPAVDPNATPAEQKASLEKKKDEDDFDDLIMKEKPDVSWKEVVGLDDAKSALRESIVYPTQRSDLFPLGWPRGILLYGPPGCGKTVLAAATANEIDGYFIVVDAASMMSKWLGEAEKNVSKVFKMARGYAEREHKPVILFIDEIDSLLGNRNSEVGGEVRTKNQFLTEMDGINGKGKDIQLYVIGATNKPWSLDWPFLRRFQKRVYVPLPTLEAREKLFDLYTHPLKKDEKVKSNELAKIFDGYSASDIKDICQSAQLMIVNELFSAPDYHEPVAGETPPQPRDLTTNDFKEMMGRRKPSVSMDMIRAYYKWSEQFRAL; encoded by the coding sequence ATGAGTCTAGCCCCACAAGAATTAGAAAATAATGCAAGCAAGTATGCCTCGGACGCAATAAAGCTTGATTCCCAAGGCGCAAGGGGAATGGCAATTGCAAGCTATCAAAAAGCAATCGATTCTCTTGTAAAATTAATCCATTTGTATCCTGATAACAAACTAAACAAGGTTTACACCGAAAGATGCCGCGCTTATGAAAATAGAATAAAGGCGCTTCAAATGACCCGCGGTGTGGACATAGAGCCCGCAGTTGATCCAAACGCAACCCCCGCAGAGCAAAAAGCGTCACTTGAAAAGAAAAAGGACGAAGATGATTTTGATGACCTAATAATGAAAGAAAAGCCAGACGTTAGCTGGAAAGAAGTAGTCGGCCTTGATGATGCAAAAAGCGCACTCCGCGAGTCAATTGTGTATCCTACACAAAGGTCTGATCTGTTTCCACTTGGCTGGCCTCGAGGGATCTTACTTTATGGCCCGCCAGGATGTGGCAAAACAGTCCTTGCAGCGGCAACTGCAAACGAAATTGACGGCTATTTCATAGTGGTTGATGCTGCATCAATGATGAGCAAGTGGCTTGGCGAGGCAGAAAAGAACGTCTCCAAGGTATTCAAGATGGCACGAGGATACGCCGAGCGAGAGCACAAGCCAGTAATATTATTCATAGATGAAATCGACTCCCTTCTGGGAAATAGGAACAGCGAAGTTGGAGGCGAGGTTAGAACAAAGAACCAATTCCTAACAGAAATGGATGGAATCAACGGCAAAGGAAAGGACATCCAGTTGTATGTGATTGGTGCTACAAACAAGCCTTGGAGTCTTGACTGGCCATTCCTGAGAAGATTCCAAAAAAGAGTCTATGTTCCACTACCGACACTTGAGGCAAGGGAGAAGCTATTTGATTTGTACACTCATCCGCTCAAAAAGGACGAAAAAGTCAAGTCAAATGAGCTTGCAAAAATATTTGACGGATACAGCGCAAGTGACATTAAAGACATCTGTCAGTCTGCACAATTGATGATTGTAAACGAGTTGTTTAGCGCACCTGACTATCACGAGCCAGTTGCAGGCGAAACGCCACCGCAGCCACGCGATCTGACCACCAATGACTTTAAGGAAATGATGGGAAGAAGAAAACCAAGCGTTTCGATGGACATGATCCGAGCTTACTACAAGTGGAGCGAGCAGTTCAGAGCGCTCTGA
- a CDS encoding TrmB family transcriptional regulator: MVKEHELTISLEEFGLSKYEARAYVTIVTKGTISASEVAYYSELPRTKVYPVLLKLQQKKLAILSKSKPVMCTAIAPEDAFDEIVHEQINKVDAMNTLVSNLKKISEESKKARGAEEKRYFHLHPNYVVKQLRTMVDGAKSSIHVMADSWGLSILAECKEELLSVLRRNLDVRLIVPSQVIGSESFRAMPDGVKIKSSEIIQNCFIFDDTELLLIDSTNGKGAIFTATDILGGNQTKVFSQVWKTALKIDNLSDMTKARALEVCKIINVINENGLGFVLNSIMNSKNKLVDFVKFLDKNGISLKDRPLEEILDIVNSTLEITCAGKIQYDSKTNNITLESKINSGHSLPWAMLIGSYLEQKGQSTKMTYHTDSHKGEMVHLKINS, translated from the coding sequence ATGGTAAAAGAACACGAGCTAACCATAAGTTTGGAGGAATTTGGCCTCTCAAAATACGAAGCTCGCGCCTATGTGACAATAGTTACAAAGGGCACTATTTCTGCAAGCGAGGTTGCCTATTATTCTGAACTTCCAAGAACCAAGGTTTATCCAGTTTTGTTAAAGCTCCAACAGAAAAAACTTGCAATTTTATCAAAAAGCAAGCCAGTAATGTGCACAGCCATTGCGCCAGAGGATGCGTTTGATGAGATAGTGCACGAACAGATAAACAAAGTAGACGCCATGAATACGCTTGTCTCCAACTTGAAGAAAATCAGCGAGGAGAGCAAGAAGGCTCGCGGCGCTGAAGAAAAAAGGTATTTCCATCTCCATCCGAATTATGTTGTAAAACAGTTACGCACCATGGTTGACGGTGCAAAATCATCAATTCACGTAATGGCAGACTCGTGGGGTTTGAGCATTCTGGCAGAATGTAAGGAGGAATTACTTTCAGTGTTAAGAAGGAATCTAGATGTCAGGTTAATTGTGCCGTCACAGGTAATTGGAAGCGAATCATTTAGGGCAATGCCAGACGGCGTAAAAATCAAGTCATCGGAAATCATTCAGAACTGCTTCATCTTTGATGACACTGAGCTTCTCTTAATTGACAGCACAAACGGAAAGGGTGCAATTTTTACTGCAACTGACATACTAGGTGGAAATCAGACCAAGGTTTTTTCACAAGTTTGGAAGACTGCATTGAAAATAGACAACCTTTCAGACATGACAAAGGCCCGCGCACTTGAGGTTTGCAAGATAATCAACGTAATAAATGAAAATGGTCTTGGCTTCGTTCTCAATTCCATCATGAATTCAAAGAATAAACTGGTAGATTTTGTAAAGTTTCTGGACAAAAACGGCATATCGCTAAAGGATAGACCGCTAGAGGAAATTTTAGACATTGTAAACTCCACCCTAGAGATCACCTGCGCAGGCAAGATTCAGTACGACTCAAAGACAAACAACATCACGCTTGAATCAAAGATAAACAGTGGTCACTCGTTGCCATGGGCAATGTTAATTGGAAGCTACCTTGAACAAAAGGGCCAAAGCACCAAAATGACTTATCACACAGACTCGCACAAAGGCGAGATGGTCCATCTGAAGATAAACAGCTAA
- a CDS encoding RidA family protein has protein sequence MIDEKLKSLGITLPVPPKPAGSYIPVVVSGNLAFVSGQIPMQEGKVAYTGKVPTERTPEEAQSAARICAINILSQLKANLGSLDRISKIVRVSGFVNSAGDFTEHPKIINAASDLFFEIFGEKGKHSRIAVGVSSLPLNSTVEIDMIVEFTSD, from the coding sequence GTGATCGACGAGAAATTAAAGTCGCTTGGAATAACGCTACCAGTACCGCCAAAACCTGCAGGATCATACATACCAGTCGTAGTATCAGGAAATTTGGCGTTTGTTTCAGGACAAATTCCAATGCAAGAAGGCAAAGTTGCATACACTGGAAAGGTTCCAACCGAAAGAACTCCAGAAGAGGCGCAGAGTGCAGCAAGGATTTGTGCAATCAATATTTTGTCGCAGCTAAAGGCAAATCTTGGCAGCCTAGACAGAATATCAAAAATTGTTCGAGTGTCAGGATTTGTAAATTCGGCAGGCGACTTTACAGAACATCCCAAAATAATAAACGCAGCATCAGATTTGTTCTTTGAAATCTTTGGTGAGAAAGGCAAGCATTCAAGAATTGCAGTTGGAGTATCAAGTCTTCCCCTAAACTCCACTGTCGAAATAGATATGATTGTAGAATTTACTTCTGATTGA
- a CDS encoding ATP-binding protein, with the protein MKIRTKILLISSILVVLSVGLTSYFTFQYTEETIAHSAIHKMTTMLQEKKNQVDTLHARATEDLVYTLKNPLFEEYFDLPETKSGDVYKDGVLQLTQRQRELKGKLEHAIYNFQEKFQVDETCLIDTSGQEHARLVLTKTAPDEDLSSEESSAPFFSKSFQMEKHQVHVQYPYVSPDTNRWVFAYASPVVLGNGQKPAIFHFEMPMSIFQDLIKVSDGRMYVIDPKGLLVADSEYQFKTDSLSLVPENYFPPVFTVSDSDEFKNLVSEMRIKENGVGTYRDAGELRYVVYEKLPTFDWILVYEMPHSLILSGNETLDHLRTTIVVVGMVMIIAAFIAIFFISAKLSSPIRALIRACLEQNIHDPKPIEISVSDEIKDITNAINSMVAKISDNNKSLEMKNQEILLRNTALESEKAKTEALNAKLQDNMVKLEEAQYELEQQRDHLRDEVRQKTEELLKAERLSAIGQLAARIAHDLRNPLTVVQNTSRLLQTKFAKRLDDKDQENLARLDRAVYRMAHQLEDVLDCVRIPQLKKKDCSLSAILKDVMGRIDVPPNVTINIPCNDSVVFCDPEKMEIVFVNLLINAIQAIEDRAGTIDVEIHDDPVNNNFAIIKVIDSGFGIPQDGLQKIFEPLFTTKQSGTGLGLSSCKNIIEHHGGTIIVSSVVGKGTTFTLRIPKFSEYHRVPKDLLFTS; encoded by the coding sequence GTGAAAATAAGGACAAAAATTCTTCTGATTTCGTCAATACTGGTAGTTCTGTCTGTGGGATTGACCTCGTACTTTACCTTCCAATATACGGAAGAAACCATCGCGCACTCTGCAATACATAAAATGACTACGATGTTGCAGGAAAAGAAAAACCAGGTGGACACATTGCATGCAAGGGCGACGGAGGATCTTGTCTATACGCTCAAAAATCCGCTGTTTGAAGAATATTTCGATCTTCCTGAAACAAAGTCAGGCGATGTTTACAAAGATGGCGTTTTACAGCTTACCCAAAGGCAAAGGGAATTAAAAGGAAAACTGGAACATGCGATTTATAATTTTCAAGAAAAATTCCAAGTCGATGAGACTTGTCTGATTGACACTTCGGGCCAAGAACACGCAAGATTAGTGTTGACAAAGACTGCCCCTGATGAAGATCTCTCGTCTGAAGAGTCAAGTGCGCCGTTTTTCAGCAAGTCTTTCCAGATGGAAAAACATCAAGTGCATGTGCAATATCCGTATGTCTCACCTGATACAAACAGGTGGGTCTTTGCGTATGCCTCACCTGTCGTTTTAGGAAATGGACAAAAACCGGCGATATTTCACTTTGAAATGCCGATGTCTATTTTTCAAGATTTGATCAAAGTATCGGATGGACGAATGTATGTAATTGATCCAAAGGGACTTCTTGTTGCAGACTCTGAATATCAGTTTAAAACAGACAGTCTGTCTCTGGTCCCTGAAAACTATTTCCCGCCAGTCTTTACCGTGTCTGATTCTGACGAATTTAAAAACTTGGTATCTGAGATGAGGATCAAAGAAAACGGTGTTGGCACTTATCGTGATGCCGGCGAACTGCGTTACGTGGTATATGAAAAACTGCCGACATTTGACTGGATACTTGTATACGAAATGCCGCATTCGCTGATTTTGAGCGGTAATGAAACTCTTGACCATCTGAGAACCACAATAGTGGTGGTGGGAATGGTGATGATCATTGCCGCGTTTATTGCGATTTTTTTCATCTCTGCAAAGTTATCAAGCCCAATAAGGGCTCTAATCAGGGCATGCTTAGAGCAAAACATACACGATCCAAAGCCAATTGAAATTTCCGTAAGTGACGAAATAAAGGATATCACAAATGCCATAAACTCTATGGTGGCAAAAATCTCTGACAACAACAAGTCTTTGGAAATGAAGAATCAGGAAATATTGTTACGTAATACCGCATTAGAATCTGAAAAAGCCAAAACGGAGGCTCTAAATGCCAAGCTACAGGACAATATGGTAAAACTTGAGGAAGCTCAGTATGAGCTGGAACAACAGCGTGATCATCTAAGAGACGAGGTAAGACAAAAAACTGAAGAACTGCTAAAGGCAGAGCGTCTTTCCGCAATAGGTCAACTGGCAGCACGAATAGCACATGACCTTCGAAATCCACTTACCGTTGTACAAAATACCTCCCGCCTGCTTCAAACCAAGTTTGCAAAACGTCTTGATGATAAAGATCAAGAGAATTTGGCGCGGCTTGATCGTGCCGTTTACAGAATGGCGCATCAACTTGAAGATGTCTTGGACTGTGTCAGAATACCCCAATTAAAAAAGAAAGATTGCTCACTCTCTGCGATTTTAAAAGACGTTATGGGGCGAATCGACGTGCCACCTAATGTCACCATCAATATTCCCTGTAATGACTCTGTAGTTTTTTGCGATCCTGAGAAAATGGAAATCGTGTTTGTTAATTTATTGATCAATGCAATTCAAGCAATAGAAGACAGAGCCGGAACAATCGATGTGGAAATACACGATGATCCTGTAAACAACAATTTTGCTATAATCAAAGTAATCGACTCTGGATTTGGCATCCCACAAGATGGTCTGCAAAAGATATTTGAGCCGTTATTTACAACAAAGCAGAGCGGCACCGGTCTTGGTCTTTCTAGCTGCAAGAACATCATAGAACATCATGGCGGAACAATTATCGTTTCAAGCGTTGTTGGCAAAGGCACTACTTTTACACTAAGGATTCCAAAATTCTCAGAATATCACCGCGTCCCAAAAGACCTTCTTTTCACCTCTTAA
- a CDS encoding citrate/2-methylcitrate synthase: METKNIGLRDVEIADTKISDIDGDRGKLIYRGYDILDLTKNSTFEETAYLLLNDDLPTKADFDEFVQRLVDARDMPRQMQSNMRNWRKNADPMVMLQAFVVALAGYYDDKGESEEEINYQSAINLITKMPTIVASWERVRTGKDIVDPDPRLSHAGNFLNMLVGEKPDQETERIFDICLILHADHTFNASTFAAREVASTGAHMYSAISAAIGALSGPLHGGANHEVMKMLLDIKTVDNAESWVKERLAKSEKIMGMGHAVYKTYDPRAQVLKELSKKLAKKTGQPWYDITEKVEEVTIREMKKQKGIDIYPNVDLYSASLYYMLKIPPDLNTPIFAISRVAGWAAHVIEEKFARAAPKPVLYRPKANYVGKYCGPQGCEYKQLDLRQ; this comes from the coding sequence TTGGAGACAAAAAACATAGGGTTAAGAGATGTCGAGATTGCAGACACCAAAATCTCAGACATAGATGGCGACAGGGGCAAGCTGATTTATCGCGGATATGATATTTTAGATTTAACAAAGAATTCAACATTTGAGGAAACAGCTTATTTGCTGTTAAATGACGATCTTCCAACAAAGGCAGATTTTGACGAGTTTGTGCAAAGACTAGTTGATGCACGCGACATGCCAAGACAAATGCAGTCAAACATGAGAAACTGGAGAAAAAATGCAGATCCAATGGTAATGCTACAGGCATTCGTGGTTGCACTTGCTGGATATTATGATGACAAGGGAGAAAGCGAGGAAGAAATCAATTATCAAAGCGCAATCAACCTGATTACAAAAATGCCGACCATCGTAGCAAGCTGGGAGCGAGTAAGGACAGGCAAAGACATTGTAGATCCAGACCCAAGGCTAAGCCATGCTGGAAACTTTTTGAACATGCTCGTTGGCGAAAAGCCTGATCAGGAAACTGAGAGAATTTTTGACATTTGCCTGATATTGCATGCAGATCACACATTTAATGCATCAACGTTTGCTGCACGCGAAGTTGCATCAACTGGCGCCCACATGTATTCGGCAATAAGTGCGGCAATAGGGGCACTGAGCGGTCCCCTCCATGGAGGAGCAAACCACGAGGTCATGAAGATGCTGCTCGATATCAAAACAGTTGACAATGCAGAGTCATGGGTAAAAGAAAGGCTGGCAAAAAGCGAGAAAATCATGGGGATGGGCCATGCAGTTTACAAAACATATGATCCACGCGCCCAAGTGCTCAAAGAACTCTCAAAGAAACTGGCAAAGAAGACAGGACAGCCATGGTACGATATAACAGAAAAAGTAGAAGAGGTAACAATCAGAGAAATGAAAAAACAAAAGGGAATAGACATCTATCCAAACGTGGACCTGTACAGTGCGTCACTGTACTATATGCTCAAAATACCGCCTGATCTCAATACACCCATTTTTGCCATATCACGTGTTGCAGGATGGGCAGCACATGTAATTGAGGAAAAGTTTGCGCGAGCTGCTCCAAAACCAGTACTATACAGGCCAAAGGCAAACTATGTCGGAAAATACTGCGGGCCGCAAGGTTGCGAGTACAAACAACTAGACTTGAGACAGTGA
- a CDS encoding glycerate kinase type-2 family protein, with translation MIQNKQAIYNKKTQNALDVLDAGLQAALPENLLAGMITKNKLRIGNRSYYLSKYDKIYVVAVGKAADSMAKLVHSRINLERGIIIVPQNYKPVFCNKKFKIHRAGHPIPNKSSMVAAKSVLALLKNTKKADLVIFLISGGASALLCLPDGISLAQKQQMTKLLLRCGATIGEINSVRKHLSLIKGGKLVQNLPCTAISLVMSDVVGNNLASIASGLTYFDDSTFSDCMRVIQKYGLEGKTPSSVLKRIRLGMMGEIDETPKKPVIPNFIVATNKNCVDAMAKKAASLGYRTKTLTPISGDVKSVAKRILQIFSNVKKSCLVFGGEPTVKVTGSGRGGRNQELVLRILKDLKDSSVVVASVGTDGIDGNTKHAGAISDFIPDCNEIQNYLDNNNSNAFFKKYNRLILTGPTHTNLMDIGLIMRS, from the coding sequence TTGATTCAAAATAAGCAGGCGATCTATAACAAAAAGACGCAAAATGCCCTTGACGTTCTCGATGCTGGGCTGCAAGCTGCATTGCCTGAAAACTTGCTTGCCGGCATGATTACAAAAAATAAACTGCGCATTGGAAACAGATCGTATTATCTGTCAAAGTATGATAAAATCTATGTAGTGGCAGTAGGCAAGGCGGCAGATTCGATGGCAAAACTGGTTCACTCAAGAATAAATTTGGAGCGAGGAATAATCATAGTTCCTCAAAATTACAAGCCCGTATTTTGTAACAAAAAATTTAAAATTCATCGCGCAGGCCATCCGATACCAAACAAATCAAGCATGGTTGCGGCAAAATCCGTCCTAGCCCTACTGAAAAATACAAAAAAAGCAGACCTTGTAATTTTTCTAATTTCTGGCGGCGCATCTGCCCTGCTTTGCCTGCCTGATGGAATATCTTTGGCGCAAAAACAGCAAATGACAAAACTTCTCCTCAGGTGCGGCGCCACAATTGGCGAAATCAATAGTGTTCGTAAGCATCTTTCTTTGATAAAGGGTGGAAAATTGGTCCAAAATCTGCCCTGTACTGCAATTTCACTGGTAATGTCAGACGTGGTGGGAAACAATCTTGCCTCGATTGCGTCCGGCCTTACGTACTTTGACGATTCAACATTTTCTGATTGCATGAGAGTTATTCAAAAATATGGCTTGGAGGGAAAAACCCCCTCGTCGGTTTTGAAGCGGATAAGACTTGGCATGATGGGGGAAATAGACGAGACTCCAAAAAAACCGGTAATCCCAAATTTTATTGTTGCAACAAACAAAAATTGTGTTGATGCGATGGCAAAGAAAGCCGCAAGTCTTGGCTACAGAACAAAAACACTCACTCCAATTTCAGGTGATGTAAAAAGCGTGGCAAAAAGAATTTTGCAAATCTTTTCAAATGTAAAAAAATCCTGCCTTGTTTTTGGCGGAGAACCAACTGTCAAAGTTACTGGCAGTGGCAGGGGTGGCAGAAATCAGGAATTGGTTTTACGGATATTGAAAGATCTAAAAGACTCTTCAGTCGTAGTTGCATCTGTTGGCACTGATGGAATTGATGGCAATACAAAACACGCTGGGGCGATTTCTGATTTTATTCCAGACTGTAATGAAATACAAAACTACTTGGATAATAACAACTCAAACGCCTTTTTCAAAAAATACAACCGACTGATTCTGACTGGGCCAACTCACACAAATCTGATGGATATTGGACTGATCATGAGATCATAG
- the speB gene encoding agmatinase codes for MQPKLDNKTKKAIKKICWANTVNFEESDIIILGIPDEAGSHSIWTGTSKAPDMIRKISNERDIYYEKKLQCLALTTNGLQNARVHDYGNIKKRQIPQAFDKILSSSKIPIAIGGDHSNTTPILKAMAKKHGPVSLVYFDAHPDFVSHTRNYYGSVITDSLDYIDVKSSIQIGIRSPETEEIANIKKHGLKVITPFDVVEQGMMEISKTVLDTIKENVYISFDMDCLDPAYAPGVSVPVPIGIESQDAMQLVKKIVQSGITGFDIMEVCPKHDLNNQTSHLASRMIGEVVSSCKV; via the coding sequence ATGCAGCCAAAGTTGGACAATAAAACAAAAAAAGCAATCAAAAAAATCTGTTGGGCAAACACGGTGAACTTTGAAGAGTCGGATATTATCATATTAGGAATACCCGATGAGGCTGGGTCCCACTCGATATGGACAGGCACCTCAAAGGCCCCAGACATGATACGAAAGATTTCAAATGAACGAGACATATACTATGAAAAAAAACTCCAGTGCCTTGCCCTTACAACAAATGGCCTTCAGAACGCAAGAGTCCATGATTATGGTAATATCAAAAAACGGCAGATTCCACAGGCATTTGATAAAATTTTATCATCCTCAAAAATCCCAATCGCGATTGGCGGGGATCATTCCAACACCACACCAATTTTAAAGGCAATGGCAAAAAAACACGGTCCTGTTTCTCTGGTTTATTTTGATGCCCATCCAGACTTTGTATCCCACACCAGGAACTATTACGGCTCAGTCATCACTGATTCTTTGGACTATATCGACGTAAAATCAAGCATACAGATCGGCATTCGAAGTCCAGAAACAGAGGAGATTGCCAACATAAAAAAACACGGCCTCAAGGTAATCACACCATTTGACGTAGTAGAGCAAGGCATGATGGAAATATCAAAAACAGTCCTAGATACAATAAAGGAAAATGTCTACATATCATTTGACATGGATTGCCTGGATCCAGCATACGCCCCAGGAGTCTCAGTTCCAGTGCCAATAGGAATTGAAAGCCAAGACGCCATGCAACTAGTTAAGAAAATTGTTCAAAGCGGCATTACGGGATTTGATATCATGGAGGTCTGCCCAAAACACGACCTAAATAACCAAACGTCACACTTGGCATCAAGAATGATTGGGGAAGTCGTTTCCTCCTGTAAAGTATAA